One Ktedonobacteraceae bacterium genomic window carries:
- a CDS encoding nucleotidyltransferase family protein gives MSLQTLVKEKREDILRIASEYGAYNVRIFGSVARGEDDERSDIDFLVDMEKGRSLFDLGGLLMDLQDLLGHDVDVVTEDGLRERIKDRVLREAVSI, from the coding sequence ATGTCACTGCAAACACTTGTGAAGGAAAAGCGCGAAGACATCCTGCGCATCGCCTCTGAGTACGGCGCCTACAATGTACGTATCTTCGGGTCGGTCGCGCGAGGAGAAGATGACGAGAGAAGCGATATCGATTTCCTGGTGGATATGGAAAAAGGCCGCAGCCTGTTCGACCTTGGCGGACTGCTGATGGACCTTCAGGATTTGCTAGGGCATGATGTGGATGTAGTAACAGAGGATGGTCTGCGGGAGCGCATTAAAGACCGCGTTCTAAGAGAAGCCGTTTCTATATGA
- a CDS encoding Hsp20/alpha crystallin family protein, which produces MANNLTRYNPFNEVVSLRDAMDRLFEDSFISRNMLNRGGITANLFETPDGFILQIPMPGANADTVEITAQQDTLTLKWQTNVQIPQGATVHWNGFQSGQYQQSFTLPAPINADRAEATYENGILMLNLPKAEHVKARTVKVTAKK; this is translated from the coding sequence ATGGCAAATAACCTGACTCGTTACAATCCATTCAATGAAGTTGTTTCGTTGCGCGACGCGATGGACCGCCTCTTCGAGGACAGCTTCATCTCCCGCAATATGCTCAATCGCGGTGGAATTACCGCCAACCTGTTCGAGACGCCGGATGGCTTCATTCTCCAGATTCCGATGCCGGGCGCCAATGCTGACACAGTAGAGATCACCGCGCAGCAGGATACGCTGACGCTGAAGTGGCAGACCAATGTACAGATTCCGCAGGGCGCGACGGTCCACTGGAATGGTTTCCAGTCCGGCCAGTACCAGCAGTCTTTCACGCTGCCGGCTCCCATTAACGCCGACCGCGCCGAGGCTACCTACGAGAATGGTATCCTGATGCTCAATCTGCCCAAGGCCGAGCATGTCAAGGCCCGCACCGTGAAAGTGACCGCTAAGAAATAA
- the dnaX gene encoding DNA polymerase III subunit gamma/tau, producing the protein MTSQSLYRKWRSQTFDELVGQEEIVTTLKNALKSGSLAHAYLFTGPRGTGKTSTARLLAKTVNCLNPRDGEPCNECQQCREITAGNSFNVIEIDAASNRGIDSIRDLREKVMMPPSTGKYKVYVLDEAHMLTTEAFNALLKTLEEPPPYAIFILATTEVHKMLPTVISRCQPFYFKRITTRQIVEHLHFVAEQEHIKLERSAAELLARAAAGGMRDALSLLDQAIAYAGEEISLAQVQAMLGVADTRAISKLINHIAQQDSPAVLHLIHELAESGADLHQINAQVVEYWRALMLTHAGANTASILDLTEDEMSEIRPLSQLFSLEELTECARIFAQNDLMQKNQGTPQLGLELASLECIEVHRRAQAGQLHVAPAASIPTPAAQYRPPVSHTATQPEAPARLSQTPHARKPSTPQKKEEDFDVSPGGSARPPVTEQKEVQPVSLSSNGSKPPLTVEQVSDAWERVRKRTKQKSKSGLMAAYLEHFKVVGIEGTAQQPIVIIQAAKQVHYTFVKENDRYKDLEWALTMEFGLPCQVRLLPPGHTFTAVPVYEPDPPSANTMLTSAPPQSAYREPPVSSPPAQIEQAANGIETPDVGLSAVDTVHTNNGDGPVAKNSVVRENTSVFSSRESIQQQAERDPVVQEVIKTFSARIVDVFPK; encoded by the coding sequence ATGACCTCACAATCGCTCTACCGCAAGTGGCGTTCACAAACATTCGATGAGCTTGTCGGCCAGGAAGAAATCGTAACGACGCTGAAAAATGCCCTCAAGAGTGGCAGCCTGGCCCATGCCTATCTCTTTACGGGGCCTAGAGGTACCGGTAAAACCAGTACCGCCCGCCTGCTTGCCAAAACTGTGAATTGTCTCAATCCGCGTGACGGTGAGCCGTGCAACGAATGCCAGCAGTGCCGCGAGATTACTGCCGGTAACTCATTCAATGTCATCGAGATCGACGCCGCTTCCAATCGTGGCATTGACAGTATCCGTGACCTGCGCGAAAAGGTCATGATGCCGCCCTCGACCGGCAAGTATAAGGTCTACGTCCTCGACGAAGCGCACATGCTGACGACCGAGGCGTTTAATGCCCTGCTCAAGACACTTGAGGAACCACCACCTTACGCCATTTTCATCCTGGCGACCACGGAAGTGCATAAGATGCTGCCAACTGTGATCTCGCGCTGCCAGCCATTCTACTTCAAGCGCATCACCACGCGCCAGATCGTCGAACACCTGCATTTCGTTGCTGAGCAAGAACATATCAAACTCGAACGCTCCGCAGCCGAACTTCTTGCCAGGGCCGCAGCCGGCGGTATGCGTGATGCCTTGAGCCTGCTGGATCAGGCCATTGCCTATGCAGGCGAGGAAATATCCCTGGCGCAAGTGCAGGCCATGCTGGGTGTTGCAGACACGCGGGCCATCTCTAAGCTCATCAATCATATCGCTCAACAGGATAGCCCGGCCGTTCTGCACCTGATCCACGAACTCGCGGAATCTGGCGCAGACCTGCACCAGATCAATGCTCAGGTGGTCGAATACTGGCGCGCGCTCATGCTGACCCATGCTGGAGCCAACACTGCTTCCATTCTTGACCTGACTGAAGACGAAATGAGCGAGATCAGGCCGCTTTCGCAGCTTTTCAGCCTCGAAGAGCTGACCGAGTGCGCGCGCATCTTCGCGCAAAATGATCTCATGCAAAAGAATCAGGGCACCCCGCAGCTTGGACTTGAACTGGCCTCGTTGGAGTGCATCGAGGTGCATCGCCGCGCGCAAGCGGGTCAACTGCACGTTGCTCCTGCTGCTTCGATCCCAACTCCAGCAGCACAGTATCGCCCCCCTGTTTCACATACAGCAACACAGCCGGAAGCGCCGGCTCGTTTGTCGCAAACCCCGCATGCCCGGAAACCCTCGACTCCACAGAAAAAAGAAGAGGATTTCGATGTATCGCCTGGCGGTAGCGCTCGCCCGCCTGTGACAGAGCAAAAAGAAGTGCAACCCGTATCTTTGTCATCTAATGGCTCGAAGCCGCCCCTGACCGTTGAGCAGGTGAGTGATGCATGGGAGAGGGTAAGGAAACGGACGAAGCAGAAGAGCAAAAGCGGGTTGATGGCAGCATATCTGGAACATTTTAAAGTTGTTGGTATAGAGGGGACGGCTCAGCAACCAATAGTTATCATTCAGGCGGCAAAGCAGGTGCATTATACATTCGTGAAGGAGAACGACCGTTATAAAGACCTGGAATGGGCGTTGACGATGGAGTTTGGTCTGCCCTGCCAGGTACGGCTTCTGCCACCTGGTCACACGTTCACCGCAGTTCCGGTTTATGAGCCTGATCCACCATCTGCCAATACAATGCTAACCTCTGCTCCACCGCAGTCCGCATATCGTGAACCGCCGGTTTCTTCACCACCTGCCCAGATTGAGCAGGCGGCGAACGGAATAGAAACGCCGGACGTGGGCCTTTCGGCGGTTGATACAGTTCATACAAATAATGGCGATGGGCCAGTTGCCAAAAACAGCGTTGTGAGAGAGAATACTAGTGTGTTCTCATCGAGAGAGAGCATTCAACAGCAGGCGGAGCGTGACCCTGTGGTGCAGGAAGTGATAAAAACTTTTTCGGCAAGAATCGTAGATGTGTTCCCAAAGTAA
- the tyrS gene encoding tyrosine--tRNA ligase: MTVAQHFTQEAIEHVLKRGVVQIEKEDELRRLLLEGNHGQPLRVKLGVDPSHYDLTIGHAVVFRKLRQFQQLGHKAVVVIGDWTARLGDPSGREDARKPLSAEQVAENARTYLDQFFRIVDPNLTEVRWQSEWYDAFGLADALKLLGHKTVAQMLERDDFSKRYRSGTEIYLSEFVYPLLQGYDSVALHSDVEIGGTDQTFNLLVGRELQPIFGQPAQQILTLQLIVGLDGFKKMGKSLSNYIAMTAPANDMFGKLMSLPDHAMMSYFETLTDVPGAELDELSREMAEGSLNPRDVKLRMAREIVTNFHDAAAAQQAEEAFTRQFSERQLPADIPDYPLSQPVDILTFIVDAKLAKSKGEARRLIQQGGVSFFPQGPSDEAQRIGEIDFVVPVIDGAILKVGKLQYVRIRA, encoded by the coding sequence ATGACAGTAGCACAACATTTCACACAGGAAGCGATAGAACACGTCCTCAAACGAGGCGTGGTACAGATCGAGAAGGAAGACGAGTTGCGCCGCCTGCTCTTAGAAGGCAACCACGGCCAGCCGCTGCGCGTAAAGCTGGGTGTGGACCCCAGTCACTATGATCTCACGATAGGTCATGCCGTCGTTTTCCGCAAACTGCGCCAGTTCCAGCAACTCGGCCATAAAGCCGTCGTTGTCATTGGCGACTGGACGGCTCGCCTGGGTGATCCGAGCGGGCGCGAGGATGCTCGCAAGCCACTCAGCGCTGAACAGGTCGCGGAGAATGCCCGCACCTACCTGGATCAATTCTTCAGAATAGTCGATCCCAATCTGACCGAGGTGCGCTGGCAGAGCGAATGGTACGATGCATTCGGTCTGGCTGATGCCCTCAAGCTGCTCGGTCATAAAACCGTGGCCCAGATGCTGGAACGCGACGATTTCTCCAAACGCTACAGAAGCGGCACCGAAATCTACCTCTCCGAGTTCGTCTATCCTCTCCTGCAAGGGTACGATTCGGTCGCTTTGCATTCCGATGTCGAGATCGGCGGCACCGACCAGACGTTCAATCTGCTGGTCGGGCGCGAGCTGCAGCCCATTTTTGGACAGCCCGCGCAGCAAATCCTGACCTTGCAGCTCATTGTGGGCCTTGATGGCTTCAAAAAGATGGGTAAATCGCTGAGCAACTACATTGCCATGACCGCTCCCGCCAACGATATGTTCGGCAAGCTGATGTCACTGCCGGATCATGCCATGATGAGCTACTTTGAGACGTTAACTGACGTGCCAGGGGCCGAACTGGACGAATTGAGCCGCGAGATGGCGGAGGGTTCGCTCAATCCGCGGGATGTCAAATTGCGCATGGCGCGAGAGATTGTCACCAACTTCCATGATGCAGCGGCTGCTCAGCAGGCCGAAGAAGCCTTTACGCGCCAGTTCTCTGAGCGCCAACTGCCGGCAGATATTCCTGACTACCCCTTGAGCCAGCCGGTTGATATTCTCACCTTCATCGTCGATGCAAAGCTGGCGAAGAGCAAGGGTGAGGCACGTCGTCTCATCCAGCAGGGAGGCGTCTCGTTTTTCCCGCAGGGCCCATCCGACGAGGCTCAGCGTATCGGCGAGATTGATTTTGTGGTGCCTGTGATTGATGGCGCTATTCTCAAGGTGGGAAAGTTGCAGTACGTCAGGATCAGAGCATAA
- the mtnP gene encoding S-methyl-5'-thioadenosine phosphorylase yields MPHATIGVIGGSGLYRMEGMTEVEEVTVETPFGSPSDMITVGKVEGVSMAFLPRHGRGHRISPTEIPVRANIWALKSLGVEWVVSVSAVGSLREHIAPRDLIIPDQLFDRTKSRVNSFFEGGIVVHVTFADPFCSTLSKLLIESAQELGDVKVHVGGTYVCMEGPLFSTRAESHVYRSWGMDIIGMTALPEAKLAREAELCYACIACATDYDSWHESEESVTVEMVVSNLSANVANAQRILRSVARKIPADRSANTCECPSALATAILTDRSRIPEQVKQKYELLISKYFS; encoded by the coding sequence ATGCCACACGCAACTATAGGAGTCATCGGCGGCAGCGGACTCTATCGTATGGAGGGAATGACCGAGGTCGAAGAGGTCACAGTGGAAACGCCTTTTGGCAGTCCCAGCGATATGATAACCGTGGGCAAGGTTGAAGGAGTTTCGATGGCCTTTCTGCCCCGTCACGGGCGCGGCCATCGTATTTCGCCAACGGAAATACCCGTGCGTGCCAATATCTGGGCGCTCAAGAGCCTGGGCGTCGAGTGGGTCGTCTCCGTCAGCGCCGTCGGCAGCCTGCGCGAGCATATCGCTCCTCGCGACCTGATCATCCCCGATCAATTATTTGATCGTACAAAGAGCCGCGTCAACTCCTTTTTCGAGGGCGGCATTGTCGTGCATGTCACGTTTGCCGATCCATTTTGTTCCACACTCAGCAAACTCCTGATCGAGTCCGCGCAAGAACTGGGCGATGTGAAGGTTCACGTGGGCGGCACCTATGTCTGTATGGAAGGCCCGCTCTTCTCCACGCGCGCCGAATCGCATGTCTACCGCAGCTGGGGTATGGATATTATCGGCATGACTGCCCTGCCGGAGGCAAAGCTGGCACGTGAGGCCGAATTATGCTATGCCTGTATCGCCTGCGCCACCGATTACGATAGCTGGCACGAATCCGAGGAATCGGTCACCGTCGAAATGGTCGTCAGTAATCTGAGCGCCAATGTTGCCAACGCCCAGCGCATTCTTAGAAGTGTGGCCAGGAAGATTCCTGCCGACCGCAGCGCGAACACCTGCGAGTGTCCGAGCGCCCTTGCCACCGCCATTCTCACCGACCGGTCCAGGATTCCTGAGCAAGTTAAGCAGAAGTACGAGCTGCTCATCAGCAAGTACTTTTCTTGA